A part of Miscanthus floridulus cultivar M001 chromosome 6, ASM1932011v1, whole genome shotgun sequence genomic DNA contains:
- the LOC136456248 gene encoding uncharacterized protein isoform X2, with product MGSLDNGAAAAAGSYKRGPGPALRAGIVGGGSARKVRARSRLARFLLLEKVDYLQCMVAAAAFFFVAIVFVAFLPGSDVVVERPRLTLPSRRAGPGRVGGGGGGGTAEDRGGRVRWEAGVAFEFEPTRLREKWARERREEAKSLAELGTPVTRLGVRKPRLAMVFGDLYPSAMQLQMVSVASVLEAMGYEMKVFSLEDGPCGNIWRAIGVPVSILPEDTNLPIFVDWLDYDGILVNSIEARPVFSSLLHEPFKSIPIIWTVHEYSLAHRAKEYNASGMVQLINAWKDVFSRANVIVFPNYILPVMYAAFDSGNYFVIPGPPSEAFQVDSFIGKSYHEDVRISLGSSPKDFLIAIVGSPFSYGDNLMEEALVLQAVSPLLQRYHSENSTQSELKVKIFTGNITEKHRMALESVALSVGFPRGAVEHVAAEDKDNLLSTADLVIYYSCLEEQLFPSVLVQAMSLEKLVIAPDLAIIRKHIDDGVNGLLFPRKNIGMLAQVLLRAVLNGKVSVSGQKIASAGKAHAKNLMASETIEGYAVLLENIVKFPTDALSPLTAGEIPLALKQEWKWHLFEDVKHLHRMNTSLSGYKILQKLEQEWHGNQMENSSLSTTKTSDAFSAIAWEEQRANEVMDIKRKMEEDELKDRNDQPHGTWEEVYRNVKRVERLKNELHERDDKELERTGQPLCIYEPFFGEGTWPFLQQSSLYRGVGLSSKGRRPGADDIDASSRLPLLNNVYYRDILGEFGAFFALANRIDRIHKNSWIGFQSWRATARKVNLSNNAESAILEAVQSQKHGDSFYFWVRMDQDPRNRTNKDFWSFCDAINAGNCRLAVLEAFQRMYGVHLDHDLDSLLHMPNDGDTWSVMQSWVLSTRSFLEFVMFSRISTAILASWS from the exons ATGGGCTCCCTCGACAAcggggccgcggccgcggcggggaGCTACAAGCGCGGTCCGGGCCCGGCGCTGCGGGCTGGCATcgtcggcggcggcagcgcgcggAAGGTGCGGGCGAGATCCAGGCTCGCGCGCTTCCTGCTGCTCGAGAAGGTGGACTATCTCCAGTGcatggtcgccgccgccgccttcttctTCGTCGCCATCGTCTTCGTCGCGTTCCTCCCGGGGTCGGACGTCGTCGTCGAGCGGCCCAGGCTGACGCTCCCCTCGCGCCGCGCGGGACCGGGACGcgtcggaggcggaggcggaggcgggacTGCTGAGGACCGCGGCGGCCGCGTCCGGTGGGAGGCGGGCGTCGCGTTCGAGTTCGAGCCGACCAGGCTGAGGGAGAAATGGGCGAGGGAGCGGAgggaggaggccaagagcttggcggAGCTCGGGACGCCCGTGACGAGGCTCGGGGTACGGAAGCCGCGGCTTGCCATG GTGTTCGGTGACCTGTATCCCAGCGCAATGCAGCTTCAGATGGTTAGCGTCGCCTCGGTGCTGGAGGCCATGGGCTACGAAATGAAG GTTTTCTCACTTGAGGATGGCCCATGTGGTAACATCTGGAGAGCCATTGGAGTACCAGTGAGCATACTACCTGAGGACACAAACTTACCTATTTTTGTAGATTGGTTAGA CTATGATGGCATACTTGTCAATTCTATTGAGGCAAGACCAGTATTCTCAAG TCTTCTGCACGAGCCTTTCAAATCCATACCTATCATTTGGACTGTGCATGAATATTCTCTTGCACATCGTGCTAAAGAATATAATGCGAGTGGAATGGTTCAGCTCATAAATGCTTGGAAAGATGTATTCAGCAGGGCAAATGTTATAGTTTTCCCAAACTATATATTACCG GTGATGTATGCTGCATTTGATTCTGGTAACTATTTCGTGATTCCAGGCCCCCCCTCAGAAGCATTTCAGGTTGACAGCTTTATTGGTAAAAGTTACCATGAAGATGTGAGGATCAGCTTGGGCTCGAGTCCCAAAGATTTTTTAATTGCTATTGTTGGTAGTCCATTTTCATATGGTGATAATTTGATGGAAGAGGCGCTTGTCTTGCAAGCAGTAAGTCCTTTGTTACAGAGATATCACTCTGAGAATAGCACACAATCTGAACTGAAAGTAAAGATCTTCACTGGGAACATAACTGAGAAGCATAGGATGGCCCTTGAG TCTGTTGCTCTAAGTGTTGGCTTCCCAAGAGGTGCAGTGGAGCATGTTGCTGCTGAAGATAAGGACAACCTCCTTAGTACAGCTGACCTTGTTATATATTATTCTTGTCTCGAGGAGCAATTATTCCCCAGTGTGCTAGTCCAAGCTATGAGTCTTGAGAAGCTGGTTATAGCTCCAGATCTTGCAATTATTAGAAAACAT ATCGATGATGGAGTAAACGGACTTCTGTTTCCAAGAAAGAATATTGGCATGTTAGCTCAAGTTCTTCTTCGAGCAGTGTTGAATGGTAAAGTGTCTGTTTCAGGGCAAAAAATTGCTTCAGCTGGGAAGGCCCATGCCAAGAATCTTATGGCTTCTGAGACCATTGAAGGCTATGCTGTGCTATTGGAAAATATTGTCAAGTTCCCCACTGATGCACTGAGTCCTTTAACTGCTGGTGAGATACCTTTAGCTCTGAAACAGGAGTGGAAATGGCACCTATTCGAGGATGTGAAGCATTTACACCGTATGAATACAAGTTTGTCTGGCTACAAGATACTCCAGAAACTAGAGCAGGAGTGGCATGGAAACCAAATGGAAAACTCTTCTTTGAGTACAACAAAGACCAGTGACGCATTCTCTGCAATTGCCTGGGAGGAACAGAGAGCAAATGAGGTTATGGACATCAAAAGAAAAATGGAGGAAGACGAG TTGAAGGACAGGAATGACCAACCGCATGGAACATGGGAGGAGGTGTACAGAAATGTGAAAAGGGTAGAGAGGTTAAAAAATGAATTGCATGAAAGAGATGACAAGGAGCTTGAGCGGACAGGTCAGCCACTTTGTATATATGAGCCTTTCTTTGGGGAGGGGACCTGGCCCTTTCTGCAACAGAGCTCTCTTTATCGTGGAGTTGGCCTG TCTTCAAAAGGTCGAAGACCAGGAGCAGATGATATTGATGCTTCTTCTCGTCTTCCTCTTCTCAATAATGTCTACTACAGAGATATTCTTGGTGAATTTGGAGCTTTCTTTGCTCTTGCCAACAGAATTGACAGAATACATAAAAATTCTTGGATAGGGTTTCAGTCCTGGAGAGCTACAGCAAGAAAG GTAAACTTGTCAAACAATGCTGAATCTGCAATCTTAGAAGCCGTTCAATCTCAAAAGCATGGAGATTCCTTTTATTTTTGGGTTCGGATGGATCAAGATCCAAGAAACCGCACTAACAAAGATTTTTGGTCCTTCTGTGATGCGATCAATGCTGGGAACTGCAG GCTAGCTGTTTTGGAGGCCTTCCAAAGGATGTATGGTGTACATCTTGATCATGACCTGGATTCTCTGTTACATATGCCTAATGATGGAGACACATGGTCTGTGATGCAAAGTTGGGTTTTGTCTACACGGTCATTCCTAGAATTTGTTATGTTTTCAAG